Proteins co-encoded in one uncultured Draconibacterium sp. genomic window:
- a CDS encoding DUF3748 domain-containing protein, with the protein MALVQKYNWWNRQSTFLLTGVAIGVCACTSRYSNQKPEPLIMNETQLSFSPKNHALDNNDNFSPDDRFLCYDTRGTVYNFDLANCKSIEKIEIATGNETVLWAPESVTGEQAAPGVAAVSWHPSEDKVIFIHGPLLSEVNKRGYYGIRNRTGVEVSADGKGKITKVDMRDVATDRLIIAGAQRGGTHRHEYTRNGKKVGFTYDDFLQQDYDRTIGYMVPSEMAPTGYTHYFALLVKPVKKGSAKPGEIEKAYADSWVDSEGKMRAFVGKVRAEDGTSYQEDLFVVDISDSVDITSANSGDTNTYPEPPKGLQIRRLTHRGGIAGIVRGSDDGKRIAYLANDNNGILQINVISAFGSDLVDDEELRAFQLSSFDSDAAYFRWHPSGDWIFSSVNGNIVATCAKPGESYGKSLMLTDDDKQRSQLVVSRNGKLLACNIDVPGQAKSGEQKNFMQIFIMELNTDKLTAAINK; encoded by the coding sequence ATGGCGCTGGTACAAAAATACAATTGGTGGAATCGTCAGTCGACATTTTTGTTGACAGGCGTTGCTATTGGTGTTTGTGCTTGTACATCACGATACTCAAACCAAAAACCTGAACCTTTGATTATGAATGAAACACAACTCTCTTTTTCGCCTAAAAACCACGCTCTGGATAACAACGATAATTTCTCGCCCGACGATCGTTTTTTATGTTACGACACCCGCGGAACAGTTTACAATTTCGATTTGGCCAATTGCAAATCGATTGAGAAGATTGAAATTGCTACAGGCAATGAAACGGTTTTGTGGGCGCCGGAATCAGTAACCGGGGAGCAGGCAGCTCCGGGAGTTGCTGCGGTTTCGTGGCATCCTTCGGAAGATAAAGTGATTTTTATTCACGGACCTTTGCTCAGCGAGGTTAACAAGCGCGGGTATTACGGAATTCGTAACCGGACTGGCGTTGAAGTAAGCGCAGACGGAAAAGGAAAAATTACCAAAGTTGATATGCGCGACGTTGCAACTGACCGATTAATTATTGCCGGAGCGCAGCGTGGCGGAACACACCGGCACGAGTACACCCGAAACGGGAAAAAGGTTGGCTTTACTTACGACGATTTTTTGCAACAGGATTACGACCGTACGATTGGGTATATGGTTCCGAGTGAAATGGCACCGACGGGATACACGCACTACTTTGCTTTGTTGGTAAAACCCGTAAAAAAGGGCTCTGCAAAACCTGGCGAAATTGAAAAGGCTTATGCCGATTCCTGGGTGGATTCAGAGGGGAAAATGAGGGCTTTTGTTGGAAAAGTAAGAGCAGAAGACGGAACAAGCTATCAGGAGGATTTATTTGTGGTAGATATTTCGGATTCGGTGGATATTACAAGTGCCAATTCAGGCGATACCAATACTTATCCCGAACCTCCAAAAGGATTACAAATAAGACGGCTAACCCATCGTGGTGGAATTGCCGGTATTGTTCGTGGTTCTGACGACGGTAAGCGGATTGCTTATTTGGCAAATGATAACAACGGAATTTTGCAAATAAATGTGATCTCTGCCTTTGGTTCTGATCTGGTAGATGATGAGGAATTGCGAGCCTTTCAGCTAAGTAGCTTCGATTCAGATGCTGCATATTTTCGCTGGCATCCTTCCGGCGATTGGATTTTTTCCTCGGTCAACGGAAACATTGTCGCAACCTGCGCAAAGCCGGGAGAAAGTTATGGGAAATCGTTGATGTTGACAGATGACGACAAACAACGGTCGCAGCTGGTTGTGTCGCGAAATGGAAAACTTCTGGCATGCAATATTGATGTTCCCGGCCAGGCAAAGTCAGGTGAGCAGAAGAATTTCATGCAAATTTTTATTATGGAACTTAACACCGATAAACTAACTGCCGCTATCAATAAATAA
- a CDS encoding metallophosphoesterase family protein — translation MQKMMRNVVLIIWGLSMISCAEKKQNTPTAKEVISDKITWLYANKSPEELDALTYDEAFSLFTSDECEALATRHWTFDVNVPVIVSVIRSQKQEIVPFWLETDGFVKTNMTLKNEISPYEVWQKEFGAGTVGLGINGLANFGLHYFVCVGAKKKDDNLELSNFYPKNQFIGVMDNGAFTYHDWDELVLENVPESLKGQKLLTTVRGRGTESHLVGAFRTSKFPSSEKPDQVMLTWSGDPATNIDVQWRTNTTVEKGVVEYREKGSEKIESASAEKYEMEDLLLRNDRFINRFTAKLQNLKPGASYEYRIDSQEGWPQDQVFTTASNDDNFSWLWFGDIHYSPEWGKLANTAFEKHPDVNFVSVAGDLVSDGLHRDQWDEVFGYSAKIISQKPFMNVIGNHDNRSGLGALMYEKLFSYPENGPDKLIPEHTYSFTYKNALFLMIDATSKDEYQTEWIEEQLKNSTATWKFAMFHFPPYNWEEPYLNIQKLWVPLFDKYHVDMVFSGHIHYYMRSKPMRGGKMVDSYKNGTAYIISIGIPARTRGIVDEPYAEVQLPDGQFYQYMKFEGNQLKYISVNAKGKIIDSLTLNK, via the coding sequence ATGCAGAAAATGATGCGCAATGTTGTTTTAATCATTTGGGGATTAAGTATGATCTCCTGTGCAGAAAAGAAACAAAACACTCCAACAGCAAAAGAAGTAATTAGCGACAAAATAACCTGGTTGTATGCAAATAAATCACCGGAAGAGCTCGACGCCCTTACTTACGATGAGGCTTTTAGTCTTTTTACCTCAGACGAATGTGAGGCATTAGCTACCCGTCATTGGACGTTTGATGTGAATGTACCGGTTATAGTCTCGGTAATTCGAAGTCAGAAACAAGAAATTGTACCTTTCTGGCTGGAGACAGATGGTTTCGTAAAAACAAATATGACCCTGAAAAACGAAATAAGCCCGTACGAAGTTTGGCAGAAAGAGTTTGGTGCCGGAACGGTTGGTTTGGGGATTAACGGATTGGCAAACTTCGGTCTGCATTATTTTGTTTGCGTCGGAGCAAAGAAAAAAGACGATAATCTGGAGCTCAGTAATTTTTATCCCAAAAATCAGTTTATAGGAGTGATGGATAACGGAGCTTTTACCTATCACGACTGGGATGAGTTGGTGCTCGAAAATGTTCCGGAATCGTTAAAAGGGCAAAAGCTTCTGACAACGGTTCGTGGCCGGGGAACGGAATCGCATCTGGTTGGAGCTTTTCGCACAAGCAAGTTTCCTTCGTCTGAAAAACCGGATCAGGTGATGCTGACATGGAGCGGAGATCCGGCAACAAACATAGATGTGCAATGGCGAACAAATACGACTGTAGAAAAAGGTGTTGTAGAGTATCGCGAAAAGGGCAGCGAGAAGATAGAGAGCGCGTCGGCAGAAAAATACGAGATGGAAGATCTTTTGCTACGAAATGATCGTTTTATTAATCGTTTTACAGCAAAGCTTCAGAACTTGAAGCCCGGTGCTTCATACGAATATCGCATTGATTCGCAAGAAGGTTGGCCGCAGGATCAGGTATTTACAACAGCTTCGAATGACGATAATTTCTCGTGGCTATGGTTTGGCGATATTCATTATTCACCCGAATGGGGAAAGCTTGCGAATACCGCGTTTGAAAAACATCCGGATGTTAATTTTGTATCGGTAGCAGGCGATTTAGTGAGCGACGGACTACACCGCGACCAGTGGGATGAAGTTTTCGGTTATTCTGCAAAAATCATCTCACAAAAGCCTTTTATGAATGTAATTGGTAACCACGATAACCGTAGCGGACTTGGCGCACTGATGTACGAGAAATTGTTCAGCTACCCCGAAAATGGGCCGGATAAGCTTATTCCTGAACATACGTATTCGTTCACTTACAAAAATGCTTTGTTTTTGATGATTGATGCCACATCAAAAGATGAATATCAAACCGAATGGATTGAAGAGCAGTTGAAAAATTCGACTGCCACCTGGAAATTTGCCATGTTTCATTTTCCGCCTTACAATTGGGAAGAGCCGTATTTAAATATTCAGAAATTGTGGGTTCCATTGTTTGATAAGTATCATGTTGACATGGTTTTTAGCGGGCATATTCACTATTACATGCGTTCGAAGCCAATGCGTGGAGGAAAAATGGTGGATTCTTATAAAAACGGAACAGCCTACATTATCTCCATTGGAATACCGGCACGTACCAGAGGCATTGTCGATGAGCCTTATGCCGAAGTTCAGCTTCCCGACGGGCAGTTTTACCAGTATATGAAATTTGAAGGCAATCAACTAAAGTATATTTCAGTTAATGCCAAAGGCAAGATTATTGATTCACTAACACTTAATAAATAA
- a CDS encoding metallophosphoesterase family protein encodes MRVLCFFVITYLLLSISVKAQDKSSMKFNESGEFKIVQITDTHINLDKESNRDVFDRVKKIVEIEKPDLVVLTGDIITGSEPQEGYLIFEKLFTEANVPWAVVFGNHDAEHTKISREELADFIQQRKLCVNNDSEETDGNSNFVMTLSGKTNDTEALLYFMDSNAYSTLKPLVGGWGWFTYKQVGWYREKSAQFTASNGDKPYPALAFFHIPLPEYINAWSNETVKPVGVKNEDECSPEINTGMFAAMLECGDVMGTFVGHDHINDYIGVHYNIALAYGRVSKKMKGEDDPLAGGRVIVLKEGQRSFDTWIRDMNGKKELECNYPASFISESNN; translated from the coding sequence ATGAGAGTACTATGTTTTTTTGTTATCACTTATCTGTTGCTATCAATATCAGTAAAAGCACAAGATAAATCATCAATGAAGTTTAACGAGTCCGGCGAATTTAAAATCGTTCAAATTACCGATACGCATATAAATCTCGATAAAGAATCGAACCGCGATGTTTTTGATCGGGTGAAAAAGATTGTAGAAATTGAAAAGCCGGATCTGGTAGTTTTAACCGGCGATATCATTACCGGAAGTGAGCCTCAGGAAGGTTACCTGATTTTTGAAAAGCTGTTTACTGAAGCAAATGTGCCGTGGGCAGTTGTTTTTGGTAATCATGACGCGGAGCACACTAAAATATCACGGGAAGAATTGGCTGATTTTATTCAGCAGCGTAAATTATGTGTGAATAACGACAGTGAAGAAACGGATGGAAATTCAAATTTTGTGATGACTTTGAGTGGAAAAACTAACGATACGGAAGCCTTGCTCTATTTTATGGATTCGAATGCCTACAGCACGCTAAAGCCACTGGTTGGTGGTTGGGGATGGTTTACCTACAAACAGGTGGGCTGGTATCGTGAAAAAAGTGCTCAGTTTACTGCTTCCAATGGAGATAAACCTTATCCAGCACTGGCATTTTTTCATATTCCGTTGCCCGAATATATCAATGCATGGAGCAATGAAACAGTAAAACCGGTTGGTGTTAAAAACGAAGATGAGTGCAGCCCAGAAATCAATACCGGTATGTTTGCCGCCATGCTGGAATGTGGCGACGTTATGGGGACTTTTGTTGGGCACGATCATATTAACGACTATATTGGCGTTCATTATAACATTGCCTTGGCTTACGGACGTGTGTCGAAAAAGATGAAAGGAGAAGACGATCCGCTGGCCGGAGGCAGGGTAATTGTATTGAAAGAAGGCCAACGAAGTTTCGATACCTGGATACGCGATATGAATGGTAAAAAGGAGTTGGAATGCAATTATCCCGCGTCATTTATTTCTGAATCAAATAACTAA